One Leptospira fainei serovar Hurstbridge str. BUT 6 DNA window includes the following coding sequences:
- a CDS encoding alpha/beta hydrolase: protein MKKFYFLIIFFFKTICLFCLMNAYGCTSLYYHPSKQEYFSPEKLGFLSKNIFLTAKDGIRLHLWQITDQQKSPKEPKGVILQFHGNGENMSTHFISLVWLVNQGYELYTYDYRGYGLSGGEPDPESIYEDSLIVLDYAHSYAKSINKKLIVYGQSLGGAIALRSIPDMKEKESLGLVVADGTFFSYRSVARQIANKTLFPPIGFLLAPFFSDAASPEEYIPKIAPVPLLVIHGTNDPVVPFDNGKEVFRLASDPKIFWEIRGGGHVDWMQLGRSDGAKDFLKLLNGYFGASK from the coding sequence ATGAAGAAGTTTTACTTTCTTATAATTTTCTTTTTTAAAACAATTTGCTTGTTCTGTTTAATGAACGCGTACGGTTGTACTAGTTTATACTATCATCCGTCAAAGCAGGAATATTTTTCTCCGGAAAAGCTCGGCTTTCTCAGTAAAAATATATTCCTGACTGCCAAAGACGGAATCCGCCTTCATTTATGGCAAATTACCGATCAACAAAAATCTCCGAAGGAGCCTAAAGGAGTCATTCTTCAGTTTCACGGTAACGGAGAGAATATGAGTACGCATTTTATTTCGCTGGTGTGGTTGGTGAACCAAGGTTATGAATTGTACACTTACGATTACCGCGGTTACGGATTATCGGGCGGCGAACCCGATCCGGAAAGCATTTATGAGGATAGTCTAATCGTCCTGGATTACGCCCATTCGTATGCTAAATCCATTAATAAAAAACTTATCGTTTACGGTCAAAGTCTAGGGGGCGCGATCGCGTTGCGATCCATTCCGGACATGAAGGAAAAAGAGAGTCTCGGTTTAGTCGTAGCTGACGGGACTTTTTTTTCCTACCGCTCCGTCGCGAGGCAAATAGCAAATAAGACTTTATTCCCTCCGATAGGATTTCTACTCGCTCCGTTTTTCAGCGATGCCGCCAGTCCTGAAGAATATATTCCTAAAATTGCTCCTGTTCCTCTTTTGGTAATACATGGTACGAACGATCCGGTCGTTCCATTTGACAACGGGAAGGAAGTTTTTCGATTGGCCTCCGATCCGAAAATTTTCTGGGAGATTCGGGGAGGCGGGCACGTAGATTGGATGCAATTAGGGCGAAGCGACGGGGCGAAAGATTTTCTGAAATTATTGAACGGTTATTTCGGGGCATCTAAATAG
- a CDS encoding energy transducer TonB family protein, which produces MFETVFSRKRRIVEWGINFLSWISPFVGFGIFFPLGVLFAFPTGRNVRRNAFSSLALQIAILGILYPLEITQLFSTKAEEFISIFVLVSPQISGLHGWFILPLFFLLGLVFMLLQAKSVRSKLRSGERKPLILVPVFSILALFGVLILTHHLAFEDEFRVKMAPFVVLSESVWIFFPWLIAVAGMMSGGRPIFLFRKPWAWFSKQVFVSRVSETKETQSALKKRKYSMIRDLLLPGWGHIYSGNLWKGFPILFVYLLLLLFFATFFFSWMEPAFGIRYLASLGLKPGIPDKKFFEVASSFLPWFFALLLLSATNGFSHWLLKRSFQTNLPARGLRPGFANNIALSVLIHLVLLSLVLIIPAMINRKSDKEKSKPEGHYTPENTMEYYFIDPNVPDEVQGLNGGVITGTETPNTQQGEKIPNEKPADEGRVKGDVKRIRGKKLPPTYSNYISAKMRAFESFMEYWKTAPHNYSCVVAYTITPEGDVVDVELVESSPYPEQDRRTLELIENLSPMMPPPGTKGYVRVTELFWNGTINPETMPTKLQSDLVQMFDGRYMEEL; this is translated from the coding sequence ATGTTCGAGACAGTGTTTTCCCGTAAACGTCGAATCGTAGAGTGGGGGATTAACTTTCTTTCCTGGATTTCACCGTTCGTCGGATTCGGCATTTTTTTCCCCTTAGGGGTCTTGTTTGCGTTTCCGACCGGAAGAAACGTTCGTAGAAATGCTTTTTCTTCTTTGGCGCTACAAATCGCCATTCTCGGAATTTTATATCCACTCGAAATTACTCAGCTTTTTTCCACAAAGGCCGAAGAATTTATTTCCATCTTCGTTTTAGTAAGTCCGCAGATATCCGGATTGCATGGATGGTTTATTCTTCCTCTATTCTTCTTACTCGGCCTTGTATTCATGCTTCTTCAGGCAAAGTCGGTTCGCTCTAAATTACGTTCCGGAGAAAGAAAGCCTCTAATCCTCGTGCCGGTTTTTTCGATTTTGGCGCTATTCGGAGTTTTAATTCTGACTCACCACCTTGCGTTTGAGGATGAGTTCAGAGTGAAAATGGCTCCATTTGTGGTTTTGTCCGAAAGTGTTTGGATATTCTTCCCTTGGTTAATCGCCGTCGCAGGAATGATGTCCGGAGGACGCCCTATCTTCCTCTTTCGCAAACCTTGGGCTTGGTTTTCTAAACAGGTTTTCGTTTCTAGAGTTTCCGAAACCAAGGAAACTCAATCCGCTTTAAAGAAACGAAAATATTCGATGATCCGAGATTTGTTGCTTCCAGGGTGGGGTCATATTTATTCCGGAAATCTTTGGAAAGGGTTTCCGATTCTATTCGTTTATTTACTTCTTCTTTTATTCTTTGCGACTTTCTTTTTCTCCTGGATGGAGCCTGCATTTGGAATTCGGTATTTAGCGTCTCTGGGTTTGAAGCCGGGAATCCCCGATAAGAAATTTTTCGAAGTGGCTTCCTCCTTTCTCCCCTGGTTCTTCGCTCTGCTGCTTTTATCCGCGACCAACGGCTTCTCGCATTGGTTATTGAAAAGATCGTTTCAGACGAATTTACCTGCGCGAGGTTTACGGCCTGGGTTTGCGAACAATATCGCGCTTAGCGTTTTGATTCACTTAGTTCTCCTGTCTTTAGTTTTAATCATCCCTGCGATGATTAATCGAAAATCGGATAAGGAGAAATCCAAACCGGAAGGACATTATACTCCCGAAAATACGATGGAATATTATTTCATCGATCCTAACGTTCCCGACGAAGTTCAGGGACTAAACGGTGGGGTTATAACCGGGACGGAAACGCCCAATACGCAGCAAGGGGAAAAAATTCCGAATGAAAAACCTGCGGACGAAGGGCGGGTCAAAGGGGATGTAAAACGAATCCGCGGGAAAAAACTTCCGCCCACTTACTCCAATTATATCTCCGCGAAAATGCGGGCCTTCGAATCGTTTATGGAATATTGGAAAACCGCTCCGCATAATTATTCCTGCGTTGTTGCATACACAATCACGCCAGAAGGCGATGTGGTAGACGTCGAACTCGTTGAAAGTTCTCCGTATCCTGAACAGGATCGACGGACTTTGGAACTGATCGAAAATCTATCTCCGATGATGCCTCCGCCCGGAACTAAAGGATATGTTCGAGTGACGGAACTTTTTTGGAACGGTACCATTAATCCAGAAACGATGCCCACCAAATTACAAAGCGATTTGGTGCAAATGTTCGACGGACGTTACATGGAGGAGCTATGA
- a CDS encoding TRL domain-containing protein has protein sequence MKKFTILIFAVMGLSLFLANCAIGPVYGLIFTSNTFPGEINASNSVPAIKKGESCQSSLLALVSWGSSSANK, from the coding sequence ATGAAAAAATTTACTATCCTAATCTTCGCAGTAATGGGGCTTTCCTTGTTTTTGGCCAATTGCGCTATCGGCCCCGTTTATGGATTGATCTTTACGTCAAATACCTTTCCTGGTGAAATTAATGCTTCAAATTCAGTACCAGCAATAAAGAAAGGAGAAAGTTGTCAGTCTTCACTTCTTGCATTAGTATCTTGGGGGAGTTCTTCGGCGAATAAATAA
- a CDS encoding tetratricopeptide repeat protein: protein MRRTFSIWFFLVICTIKSVLPLNSTFSWEELLQQAAEEVRRGRYEQALEKLRIADETGEARDFRYYWVLGKAQLGQGSELDALRNFRLSLQLQPDQQPLLREMTELYDRLRLPDKALETARVILSKQPADAELRYRAMIWASRTGDLQYYKIALQELETSNPYASEERALLDEIRTLQSGKKDDEVISRCRKFLPFFPQNKDLHRICLLSYKNKDPKLFEDGLIRRAVVFREDPVFQHVLAMEYLDQKRYMDSCALARRALLLALQQTAFPEKDYLVPIRRIYLQNGSVNDTLAMDLLEEVLLKKKRLSSDEWETLLKQTRFNWEILSFAISKMLKSDRTDDSNRMISRLRERYLSLRGPEREKDLSRFAGPYYLDKSFETFLENASVEE from the coding sequence ATGCGACGCACATTTTCCATTTGGTTCTTTCTAGTTATTTGCACTATAAAATCCGTCCTGCCCTTGAATTCAACCTTTTCTTGGGAGGAGCTCCTACAGCAAGCCGCGGAAGAAGTCCGGAGAGGGCGGTATGAACAGGCTCTAGAAAAACTCAGAATCGCGGATGAGACCGGAGAAGCAAGGGACTTCCGATATTACTGGGTCCTCGGGAAAGCCCAATTAGGTCAAGGCAGCGAATTGGACGCATTGCGGAATTTTCGGCTTAGCTTACAGCTCCAGCCCGATCAACAACCTCTATTAAGGGAAATGACGGAGCTCTATGATAGACTTCGCCTTCCCGATAAAGCCCTGGAAACGGCCCGAGTGATCCTATCTAAGCAGCCGGCCGATGCGGAACTTCGTTATCGTGCAATGATTTGGGCCTCGCGGACCGGAGATTTACAATATTACAAAATTGCATTGCAGGAATTAGAGACATCTAACCCTTATGCTTCCGAAGAACGAGCCCTTCTGGACGAAATTCGGACTTTACAATCCGGGAAAAAAGACGACGAAGTCATTTCTCGTTGTCGTAAGTTCCTTCCCTTTTTTCCGCAAAATAAGGATCTGCATCGAATCTGCTTGCTCTCCTACAAAAACAAGGATCCGAAATTATTCGAAGACGGATTGATCCGCCGGGCGGTCGTTTTTCGGGAAGATCCAGTTTTTCAACATGTTCTCGCCATGGAATATTTGGATCAAAAAAGATATATGGATTCTTGCGCCTTGGCAAGACGCGCATTACTCTTAGCTTTACAACAAACCGCCTTTCCGGAAAAAGATTATCTCGTCCCGATTCGAAGAATCTATCTCCAAAACGGATCGGTCAACGACACGCTCGCAATGGACTTATTAGAGGAAGTTCTTCTAAAGAAGAAGCGACTTTCTTCGGACGAATGGGAGACGTTGCTTAAGCAAACTCGATTTAATTGGGAAATTCTTAGCTTTGCGATTTCCAAAATGTTGAAATCAGATAGGACTGACGATTCGAATAGAATGATTTCCCGTTTGCGGGAACGATATTTGTCCCTAAGAGGCCCCGAAAGAGAGAAAGATCTGTCTAGATTCGCCGGCCCTTATTATCTGGATAAGAGCTTTGAAACGTTTTTAGAAAACGCGTCCGTGGAAGAATGA
- a CDS encoding sodium-translocating pyrophosphatase translates to MNSVTIILSLAVLAILTAVVYALKVTRITIGTEGGKDQESKKLVEISSAISEGAMAFLVREYKTISLFIGFMALLIFFLLDNPESVDFNDGLFTAIAFVSGAVISCLSGFIGMKIATAGNVRTAQAAKTSMAKAFRVAFDSGAVMGFGLVGLAVLGMIGLFLLYTSMFPNVSKLFLMEALAGFGLGGSAVALFGRVGGGIYTKAADVGADLVGKVEKGIPEDDPRNPATIADNVGDNVGDVAGMGADLFGSCAEATCAALVIGATAAGLSGNTDALLYPLLISAFGIPASLLTSFIARVKEGGNVETVLKIQLWVSTLLVAAIMYFVTDIYMTDSFEIAGKTITKWNVYVSLIVGLFSGMFIGLITEYYTSHSYKPVREVVEASKTGAATNIIYGLALGYQSSVVPVILLVITIVTANLLAGMYGIAIAALGMISTIAIGLTIDAYGPVSDNAGGIAEMAELGKEVRNRTDTLDAAGNTTAAIGKGFAIGSAALTSLALFAAFITRTGTVGLDILNAEVFGGLLFGAMLPFVFTAMTMKSVGKAAVDMVEEVRKQFREIPGIMEGKAKPDYKRCVDISTSAALREMILPGLLVLLTPIVVGYLFGIKSLAGVLAGALVAGVVLAISSANSGGGWDNAKKYIEKMAGGKGSDQHKAAVVGDTVGDPLKDTSGPSINILIKLMAITSLVFAEFFVQQGGLLLRLFH, encoded by the coding sequence ATGAATTCGGTAACGATTATTCTGTCCTTGGCCGTCCTGGCAATTTTGACCGCCGTAGTTTACGCACTTAAGGTCACCAGGATTACCATCGGAACCGAGGGCGGTAAAGACCAAGAATCCAAAAAACTGGTCGAGATCTCCTCCGCTATTTCTGAAGGCGCTATGGCCTTCCTGGTTCGGGAATATAAAACTATTTCCCTGTTCATCGGCTTTATGGCCTTGTTGATCTTCTTTCTTTTAGATAACCCGGAATCGGTTGACTTTAACGACGGCCTTTTTACGGCCATCGCTTTCGTTTCCGGAGCAGTCATTTCCTGCCTTTCCGGCTTTATCGGGATGAAGATTGCCACTGCCGGAAATGTTAGAACCGCCCAAGCCGCAAAAACTTCCATGGCAAAAGCCTTCCGAGTCGCTTTCGATTCCGGCGCAGTAATGGGTTTCGGTTTAGTCGGGCTAGCGGTTCTTGGAATGATCGGTCTTTTCCTTCTCTACACAAGTATGTTTCCGAATGTCAGCAAGCTCTTCTTAATGGAAGCGCTGGCCGGATTCGGTTTGGGCGGATCGGCTGTCGCACTTTTTGGTCGAGTCGGCGGTGGAATTTATACTAAGGCGGCCGACGTCGGCGCGGATTTGGTCGGTAAAGTCGAGAAAGGAATTCCGGAAGATGACCCTCGAAACCCTGCAACGATCGCGGATAATGTCGGCGATAACGTGGGCGATGTGGCAGGAATGGGGGCCGATTTATTCGGTTCTTGTGCGGAAGCTACCTGCGCTGCACTTGTGATCGGAGCTACGGCGGCCGGTCTTTCCGGAAACACCGATGCTCTTTTATATCCGTTATTGATTTCGGCTTTCGGAATTCCTGCTTCTCTTTTAACTTCGTTTATCGCTCGTGTAAAAGAAGGCGGTAACGTCGAGACAGTTTTAAAGATTCAACTTTGGGTTTCGACTCTTCTAGTTGCTGCGATTATGTATTTCGTGACCGATATTTATATGACCGATTCTTTCGAGATCGCGGGTAAAACGATTACGAAATGGAATGTTTATGTTTCCTTAATCGTCGGTTTATTCTCGGGAATGTTTATCGGATTAATTACGGAGTATTACACTTCGCATTCCTATAAACCGGTTCGCGAAGTCGTGGAGGCTTCCAAAACCGGTGCAGCCACGAATATTATTTACGGCCTGGCTTTAGGTTATCAAAGCTCGGTGGTTCCGGTGATCCTATTGGTTATCACGATCGTAACTGCGAATCTTTTAGCCGGAATGTACGGAATTGCCATCGCTGCGCTCGGGATGATTTCCACGATCGCTATCGGACTGACAATCGACGCTTACGGACCCGTTTCGGATAACGCAGGTGGAATTGCGGAAATGGCGGAACTTGGTAAAGAAGTTCGGAACCGTACGGATACTCTTGACGCCGCGGGAAATACCACTGCTGCAATCGGTAAAGGTTTTGCTATCGGATCGGCGGCGCTTACTTCGCTAGCTCTCTTTGCTGCTTTTATTACGAGAACCGGCACGGTCGGCCTGGACATTTTAAACGCAGAAGTGTTCGGCGGTTTATTATTCGGGGCGATGCTACCTTTCGTTTTTACCGCAATGACGATGAAATCCGTCGGTAAAGCCGCCGTTGATATGGTGGAGGAAGTTAGGAAGCAATTCCGCGAAATACCCGGAATCATGGAAGGTAAAGCTAAGCCTGATTACAAACGTTGCGTTGATATTTCAACGTCAGCCGCGCTCCGCGAAATGATTCTGCCAGGTTTGCTTGTTCTATTAACGCCTATCGTTGTAGGTTACCTTTTCGGTATCAAATCTCTTGCAGGGGTTCTCGCGGGAGCTCTTGTTGCCGGAGTGGTTCTTGCGATTTCTTCCGCAAACTCCGGAGGCGGTTGGGATAATGCCAAGAAATATATCGAGAAAATGGCAGGCGGTAAAGGCTCGGATCAGCATAAAGCTGCAGTAGTAGGGGATACCGTCGGTGATCCGTTAAAGGATACTTCCGGGCCTTCGATCAATATCCTTATCAAGCTCATGGCGATTACCAGCCTTGTCTTTGCAGAGTTCTTTGTTCAACAGGGCGGACTCTTGTTAAGACTATTCCATTAG
- a CDS encoding NADPH-dependent FMN reductase, whose product MASSTVKILGIVGSLRSGSVNKALLSAATRLAPEFAQIQIYEGMGSLPLFNPDLEGQESWSVLDFRSELRSADAIIIASPEYAHGITGVLKNALDWVVGSGEFIDKPVAILSASKRAKLAYDSLLEIVTVMSATVIREASLTIPLAGKEITETEILADSECTDLLKKSLEALCFAIEANNEKRILR is encoded by the coding sequence TTGGCAAGTTCTACTGTTAAAATTCTGGGTATCGTAGGTAGCTTACGATCCGGCTCCGTAAATAAAGCCTTACTTTCTGCGGCGACGAGATTAGCTCCGGAATTCGCACAAATTCAGATTTACGAAGGAATGGGAAGTCTACCGCTTTTTAATCCTGATTTAGAAGGGCAGGAATCCTGGAGCGTTTTGGATTTTCGTTCCGAATTGCGATCGGCAGACGCGATCATAATTGCAAGCCCGGAATACGCTCATGGAATTACGGGCGTTTTAAAGAATGCGCTCGACTGGGTTGTCGGGAGCGGCGAATTCATTGATAAACCGGTCGCAATCTTGAGTGCGTCAAAACGGGCCAAACTTGCTTACGATTCGCTTTTGGAAATCGTGACAGTAATGTCTGCGACGGTTATTCGGGAGGCTTCTCTAACGATACCGTTGGCGGGCAAAGAGATCACGGAAACGGAAATTTTGGCGGATTCGGAATGCACCGATCTCTTAAAAAAATCCTTGGAAGCCTTATGTTTTGCAATCGAAGCAAATAACGAGAAACGGATATTGCGTTAG
- a CDS encoding hybrid sensor histidine kinase/response regulator encodes MDQTRRYSEQINRPGIKILLDGPILIIEDSEEIAQLYSSYCKRLGIDCEIAENGVVGLEKANKKSYSLYIVDLMMPVMDGKTFVQKLKEIQPEAYIIIETSIDESEEVIDIMKLGVVDYLIKPILPDPFFNSIRKAAEKRIESKTEKEIEGIETQQLRNQLDWLTFKESQRKSSRESWEISSLYSLKTSLSQGSGIGALITLLDMLKLSQKDAGSEYLVNKETLDLIYANQQVGKNILSGISDLLDIVQREPNFETIRASELLSHVKEKSARLSPIFKSKNVALNFPDLKSDPVLEIELDSFSMATDELLLNACKYCVANTSIDVFASVVQGYFCIAVKNIVEKVSAGIEEKFENLVVQPFFRVLPPVEEAADFERFGLGLGLTAVDYITHKHNGMFFIHNAKDHTTNTVRLSVLAELFLPLNHKP; translated from the coding sequence ATGGACCAAACTCGGCGATATTCTGAACAAATCAACCGGCCAGGAATCAAAATATTATTGGATGGACCGATCCTAATCATTGAAGATTCTGAAGAAATCGCTCAGCTTTATTCCTCCTATTGTAAACGACTTGGAATAGATTGCGAAATCGCTGAAAACGGAGTCGTAGGTCTCGAGAAAGCTAATAAGAAATCCTACTCCCTGTATATTGTGGATCTGATGATGCCGGTAATGGACGGAAAAACCTTCGTCCAGAAATTAAAGGAGATTCAGCCGGAAGCATATATTATCATAGAAACCTCCATCGACGAATCCGAAGAGGTAATCGACATAATGAAACTGGGAGTAGTGGATTATCTGATTAAGCCGATTCTTCCGGATCCTTTTTTCAATTCCATCAGGAAGGCGGCGGAAAAACGCATAGAATCCAAGACGGAAAAGGAAATAGAGGGAATCGAAACGCAGCAACTTCGCAATCAATTGGATTGGCTTACGTTTAAGGAATCCCAAAGAAAATCCAGCAGGGAGTCATGGGAGATCTCCTCTTTGTACTCTTTAAAAACTTCTCTTTCACAAGGTTCCGGGATCGGTGCGTTAATTACATTATTAGATATGCTAAAATTATCCCAAAAGGACGCAGGCTCCGAATATCTCGTCAATAAGGAAACTTTAGATTTAATTTACGCGAATCAACAAGTCGGGAAAAACATACTCTCCGGAATATCCGACCTCCTCGATATCGTACAAAGAGAACCGAATTTCGAAACCATTAGAGCATCCGAATTATTAAGTCATGTAAAAGAAAAATCTGCCCGTCTCTCGCCTATCTTTAAATCCAAAAATGTGGCTCTAAATTTTCCCGATCTAAAAAGTGATCCTGTTTTAGAAATCGAACTCGACTCCTTCTCTATGGCCACCGATGAGTTACTACTGAACGCCTGCAAATATTGCGTTGCAAATACGAGCATAGACGTATTTGCAAGCGTGGTCCAAGGGTATTTCTGTATCGCCGTCAAAAATATCGTTGAGAAAGTGAGCGCAGGAATCGAAGAAAAATTTGAGAATCTGGTCGTTCAACCTTTCTTCCGAGTTCTTCCGCCAGTGGAAGAAGCGGCGGATTTCGAAAGATTCGGACTCGGTCTCGGCCTAACGGCAGTGGACTACATAACACATAAACATAACGGAATGTTCTTTATTCACAATGCAAAGGACCATACGACTAACACTGTCAGACTTTCGGTGCTTGCGGAACTTTTCTTGCCGTTGAACCATAAGCCCTGA
- a CDS encoding GNAT family N-acetyltransferase, with protein MNTKDFIIKPVLPEQREAAIELVNQFFRFINKLTLDGVFRIRPRAAAKMVDIYLKLRGTEKIVFLGGFLGEELVSILIARVEDKPYLEEEKNLYIDLAITKQGKRRSGFMKPLVEATFEWAKLNGIKAIELRAIAENENAVAFWKSLGFDPFYIRFRKLVD; from the coding sequence ATGAATACCAAAGATTTTATCATAAAACCCGTTTTACCGGAGCAGCGGGAGGCGGCGATCGAGCTAGTGAATCAGTTCTTTCGATTCATCAACAAACTCACGTTAGACGGCGTATTTCGAATCCGACCAAGAGCGGCTGCCAAAATGGTGGACATATATCTGAAGCTACGGGGGACGGAAAAAATAGTTTTTCTAGGCGGCTTTCTTGGAGAAGAGTTGGTTTCCATACTGATTGCAAGAGTCGAAGATAAACCGTATCTTGAAGAGGAAAAAAATCTTTATATCGACCTCGCCATAACGAAACAAGGAAAACGAAGATCCGGCTTCATGAAACCTCTGGTAGAAGCTACATTCGAGTGGGCAAAATTAAACGGAATTAAGGCGATCGAGTTACGTGCAATCGCCGAAAACGAAAATGCAGTGGCCTTCTGGAAATCCTTAGGCTTCGATCCTTTCTATATTCGTTTTCGAAAGTTAGTCGATTAA
- a CDS encoding glycine--tRNA ligase, whose translation MEKKETLDSSLKDIVSVCKRRGFVYPGSEIYGGLSNTFDYGPYGAELLHNLKRLWWKHFVHLREDVVGLDSSILLNPKVWEASGHVSNFNDPLIDCKNCKARIRADKFLEDQKGEGAATGLTLEKMNQVIKEGNFACPTCGNRGTFTEARDFNLMFKTSHGASAEDAQDIYLRPETAQGIFINFKNVVSTTRRKIPFGIAQIGKSFRNEIMARQFVFRTREFEQMEMEYFCEPGTQKEWFSHWVDYCLRFLTDHVGLRKENLKIREHEKEELSFYSEATSDIEYKYGFGWGELWGIASRTDYDLTQHEKFSGEDLKYQDQVANKKYIPYVVEPALGLNRLFLATVTDAYFEEKLADGETRTVLRFAPKVAPVKIGIFPLMKKDGLPELARSIFADLSSLGNMEYDDGGAIGKRYRRQDEIGTPYCITVDYDSLKDKTVTVRERDSMSQERLPIADLKMFFADKIL comes from the coding sequence ATGGAGAAGAAAGAAACCCTCGATTCATCGTTGAAAGATATCGTTTCCGTGTGTAAAAGACGCGGCTTCGTTTATCCAGGTTCCGAGATTTACGGAGGACTCTCGAATACTTTCGACTACGGCCCGTACGGGGCGGAACTTCTTCATAATTTAAAACGGCTCTGGTGGAAGCATTTTGTTCACTTACGCGAAGATGTCGTAGGTTTAGATTCCTCCATTCTTCTGAATCCGAAAGTATGGGAGGCCTCCGGCCACGTTTCGAATTTCAACGATCCTTTGATCGATTGTAAGAATTGTAAAGCCCGCATTCGAGCGGACAAATTCCTGGAAGATCAAAAAGGGGAAGGAGCAGCGACCGGCCTCACTCTGGAAAAAATGAATCAGGTGATTAAGGAAGGAAACTTTGCCTGCCCGACTTGCGGGAACCGCGGCACTTTCACCGAGGCGCGCGATTTCAATCTGATGTTCAAAACTTCCCACGGCGCTTCCGCCGAAGACGCGCAGGATATCTACCTTCGACCGGAAACCGCTCAAGGGATTTTTATCAATTTTAAGAACGTCGTTTCCACCACAAGACGCAAAATACCGTTCGGGATCGCTCAAATCGGAAAATCGTTTCGAAACGAAATCATGGCGAGACAGTTCGTATTCAGAACTCGGGAATTCGAACAGATGGAGATGGAATATTTTTGCGAACCTGGAACTCAAAAAGAATGGTTCTCGCATTGGGTGGACTACTGCTTGCGGTTTTTGACCGATCATGTCGGTCTTCGCAAGGAGAATCTGAAGATCCGCGAGCACGAGAAAGAGGAATTATCTTTTTATAGCGAAGCTACCTCCGATATCGAATACAAATACGGATTCGGATGGGGAGAACTTTGGGGAATCGCGTCCCGCACCGATTACGATCTGACTCAGCACGAAAAATTCTCGGGGGAAGATTTGAAGTACCAAGATCAGGTCGCAAACAAGAAATATATTCCCTACGTCGTTGAACCGGCGTTAGGCTTAAATCGACTATTCTTAGCTACGGTTACCGATGCGTACTTCGAAGAAAAATTAGCGGATGGGGAGACTAGGACGGTGCTTCGTTTTGCTCCCAAGGTAGCCCCCGTAAAAATAGGAATCTTCCCTCTGATGAAAAAGGACGGACTTCCCGAATTAGCTCGTTCCATCTTCGCCGATTTATCCTCGCTGGGAAATATGGAGTACGACGACGGAGGAGCAATCGGAAAACGTTATCGTCGTCAGGATGAAATCGGAACTCCGTATTGCATCACCGTTGATTACGATTCCCTTAAGGATAAGACGGTAACCGTTCGAGAAAGGGACAGTATGTCTCAGGAAAGACTGCCGATTGCGGATCTTAAGATGTTCTTTGCGGATAAGATTCTTTAA
- a CDS encoding LIC12231 family lipoprotein: MLRSRIRPASLVIIPTFFFLFHACIDYHQFPEEFIRKVPEKAVGKNILYYKIENGTIFKGKNRLKEIFAKETPFSETISTSNPPPKGLYVKVQIESVPPSIPAILFGYFSMATLTILPAWSREDGYDIEFQISKDGAPVKSYTYPIRRKVFAWILMLPVFWINEFTYNEQEAFSAVTNKFFADSKDLLK, translated from the coding sequence ATGCTTAGATCTCGGATTCGTCCAGCGTCCCTTGTAATCATTCCAACGTTTTTCTTTCTCTTCCATGCTTGCATAGACTATCATCAATTTCCCGAAGAGTTTATCCGGAAAGTGCCTGAAAAGGCAGTCGGTAAGAATATTCTATATTATAAAATTGAGAATGGAACGATTTTCAAAGGGAAAAATCGTTTGAAAGAAATTTTTGCCAAGGAAACGCCTTTTTCCGAAACAATATCCACTTCAAACCCACCTCCCAAGGGACTCTATGTAAAAGTTCAAATCGAGTCCGTTCCCCCCAGCATTCCGGCAATCTTATTCGGATATTTTTCCATGGCTACTTTGACGATACTGCCGGCCTGGAGCCGAGAGGACGGTTACGATATAGAGTTTCAAATCTCGAAAGATGGAGCGCCCGTAAAATCATATACGTATCCGATTCGTAGAAAAGTTTTCGCTTGGATTCTTATGCTTCCTGTCTTTTGGATAAACGAGTTCACTTATAATGAGCAGGAGGCGTTTTCGGCCGTTACCAATAAATTTTTCGCGGATTCGAAAGATCTTCTAAAATAA